Sequence from the Montipora foliosa isolate CH-2021 chromosome 12, ASM3666993v2, whole genome shotgun sequence genome:
ACTGTTGCATATAGACTATTTAGTAgtattttaaatgtgtttttattacatgtagtttAGTTTACTAAAATGGACTTAAAGAATGAGCCATATTTCAATTTACTTcaatcaatgatgtaatgtTTGTTGATTGACAAAATATCGTTATACTCTTGCTTTACTTAAACTAGGATTCTGCTTGGAGAAAACTGTTAGACCAGTATATGTGCATGTAATGTGTGATTGTACAATTTCAAGAGGGTAAAGTAGAATTCAGATcaacatatttttcttaaagtggtactacgaccaaaaaaagaattcttttttttctttggatttcaaaactacgttaactaaacactaactgacccaagttttaagttctgattttaaagagacacctgtttattttaactggaattttcttttttattggtctgccattactaactttaaaatcttgagagagctgggtcgaggagaaaatgacgtcaaaggctcactagtttaagaatgcaatgcgtgtgtacgcggccgaattaatatgcagcacgggagtttcgggctttcagacttttaaacccgtgttttgtatatgtaataaattgcgtttacacgctgaaattttaggctagtgagtaaatgacgtcattttctctagatccaaccctctgaggtccaatcggccacttttgaacgtgagtaatggcggaccgtgaaatccaaaacttacactcaaaataaacagcctttggataaaattcaaagctcaaaattttgccagttaggtgttaagcaaacacgctttcagaatttgaagaaaaaaaggaaatgattttttgatcatagtaccactttaaattagGAAGAAACAGCAATATTATTTCATAAGCTGGCCCTTCCGAGTTTAATTCAGCAAGACTGTGTTCTTGGACTCCAGTTCAGTCAGGGACCTCGTACTCTCTCACTCTTTGGCAGTGTCGACAAATTTGTACAACATACTGTTATTTACAATACCTTCTGGAGGTTTCTCCATAGGTGGCTTTAAACAGTACATGTGATAACCTCTGTCACAATCATCACAAAACAGCAACTGATCCTGTGGCAAAATGAGGATATTACAGCAAATTCCcaaaatattattaaacaaaTGGATTCTGACTGGTGTACTAAGCAAACAACAACAGACACTGGGAAAACAATCAAATGATAATTTGCTTCACAGATCGATTGAGGCCTCTTCCCACCTTTGTAGTAACCAGTTCAAGAGAGGCTGCATTGGGAAGTAGTAGCAGCTGCTATTTTCAGTGGCAGTACATGTTTCTAAAGGCAGTGTTACACTATGCAAAATTATTTATCTTGCAACTTGTGTCTCAATGCCATGGAGAGACAAGTTGCACACAACACTGATACAACTGTaaatgtaacataccttgcaacaACCAAAAACATTGTGAGACATGTCGCAGGAACTATTACAGAAAGTACTATTTAGCTCTCAGGTACTGGGTagtgtaacatctgtcctgAAACTTGTGTTGCAAGCAtttgcggcaccagccaatgaaaatgttcctttaacctcatttGATCATCTAAGGgggcgttcgattgaccatattcggGAATagaaatacatggaatagaagttagaaatccttcatttttgtggagattcacattaatattgtcaaacatctgctaaaatgctattttaaacatagctttattatccttgttgctgcaaaacACCACacagtgttttaaatcatcacttcacatattcttattccggaaaacggtcaatcgaatgcaccctaAAATAAGGCAAGTTGCAAGAAACAATGCCTAGTATAACAGCTGTCAAGCAACTTGATTCACAATGTGATCTAACATTTGTCGAGACAAAATtatgagacaagttgcaagaaaaattgcagaCTGTACATGTAACACCACATTAAAATGATGTGACTTCCCCCAAGAACGCTGTCTGAATAGGACGATAGCAGTTGTGGCTACTTTTATGTTCACTTACATCATTATCTGAAGTTCCACAAAGGGTACAAGACTTGCATTCAATGCATTGCCATTTATACTTCTTGACACTTTCCGTCAGCTTTCCCGTAAACTGAAGACAGGTGGGATGACCTGACCAgggaattaaaaataataatattattagcaGTGGCAACTTCAAGAGCACTGCTCATGCATCCACAAAATCCAGATGGaactattaaaaaaacttggtttttgagaagagaaGACTTGAAATCCAAGAGAAAAATCCCTTGGATCAGAGTGGATAACAAAACAATGATTTCAACacacccattttaagacatgaTTATTTTATGGCCATTAGGTGATAGCtaatgtaaaaaaataataattaatataataattaattaattaattaattaattaaaaataattaattgaataattatatatatatatattttttatatcagCTATCACGTAATGGCCATAAAATAATCATGTCTTAAAATAGGTGGGTTGAAATCATtcttatattatattatttaaatagttaacaattattcgccgaaggcgaagtgattgtcggtgaatattcaccgagacgtagtcaaggtgaatattcaccgatgaTCACTGAGCCTGatgcaaataattgttttagtataaacagaaacccataagggttgaaacgtgtaacgcgcattcacagcttccgaacattcagtgcgaactgattggttgaatgtttcagtactaagtaccatattgggaaacccctcgctcttgttgttccaaatatggtacttagcaaattgaatattcagaagcttgtttcccagcacacaaggggccgttacacgtttcaacccttatgggtttctggtataaatacacaggtgattatctcaaaaaagagaaaaaaaacatttcaacgcgaaatcatcttcacttacatgtacagtggcaaaacgactactggcagccattttgtccgtcgaggtgattatcggctgataatccgagatagcgagccaatgagagcgcgcgattttgtataatcacctgtgtatttatactaaaggaTTATTACTACCGCTGCGCAgggataataatgataatgataatcacTTTAAGTCTCTAAGGTTATTTAGCTGAAAAAGAAAGCTCTAAATttaatcagaacaaatcaaatcaaatgttggtttttgaggagagggaaaaacctctcggagcacagcagagaagcaacaaactcaatccacatatggcATCAAATCCAGGAATCGATACTGGGCCACAATGGTGGAAGATGAGTGTTTTCACCACTGCACCAGCCAAATTTTATCATTGATCTCTGATATTATCTCTCACAAGTGAGTGCACAAGAGATACTATCAGCACATAGactgtattcataaatggcgactaagtaataattattcttttgtctttatgctaatcatcctaactagcctcttaaacacaagcaaaattcaaaagaacttttgttccaaagtgaggctagttaggattaTTAGCACAAAGATACTGATGCTCAAGATGTCCACATCAAAAACGAttggtttcatttctttctcaaagccaaaaaaatgaaagttgtggaaatcatgataatatcaCGACATACggcgaaaaacatttttatgGCTCAATGTGACAATAATGTGGCAATATATTTGTCACAAttgaaaaaatgtaaaatgtagtgGAGAACAATATTACTGACAGCACAAGACTATGTTACACTGAAGGGGGAAGCTTGCTTTTTGTTGGCTAATCAAGTTAGTTGCCATGACAATATCTTAATCATCATATGTAAAAGATATAGAGGATATATGGCCatgcggagatacgaaatttcccTTCCgagtgttattttttttattttattaactccgccagtcaagctggcagagcgccacaacagcttgcgccaattactgtggccccttttttaccctcccacccatgatacacaacagaagacagaccacaacaccgggaactacgtgccctactcttagcgacaagtgtgtgggttcttttacgtcccacaggattatgaacattgaagggttgtgagacgggacctccggcttatcgtccttatccgagaagacttgaaagtctaaccatttgcagatgtaattacaaaggcagcactttctcctcagttatttaaagaccctgagtgttggtccggtcggagttgaactcacgacctcccgcgtgacagtccggtgctcaaccaactgagccaccggtgcgcggtggtaTTAGTATTTTTCAAcacaagaagagaaatttcgtaccTTCAAGCGGCCatataatattttatttattatataaacaccaatgaaatactaaataaTTTCACGAAAGACATCAAAAGGCGCAATTTTAATATGTAACCAtggcaacagtgatcttttcatgtgtgaaaatatcatgttttcgcgcgaaagctcacttggtacttcactggtgtttatataataaaaaataacatcTTCAATGTGTGTGGTGAAGATATGACTTTTACTAAAAAGgaaatcctagtatttcatcTATTATccacaaaataatattcttttCCAATCATCatcactaataataataataataataataataataataataattattattattattattattattatcattattattattattattaactattaTACCCAGGACAGGGAAACATCCTCATCAGGAAGGCCAGAACTCTCTattaccaaaattaatataGCCAACACCTTGAGAAGTGTACCTGATCTGCCGCAGTCAGCACAGGATAACAACTCCTCTGGGTgtcttgttttcttgttctcAAACACATCGCCCAAACAAAAGTCACAGTAGTTGTTTGGAGATACATCTGCCCCTGATACCTTCTTGGGTCGGCCTGGACCCCTCGGCTGGGGTGGTGACGGGACCACCTTTGGGGATTCTATTGGGATACTACTGACTGCAGGGGTTGGCGGGTGTGAAACAACTGGCTCCTCGTGATGTGTTGTGCCTGCATCCTGCTCATGGTTGTAGTGAGTGTAGTGATACTTCAGTCCTGGACCATTCTTGTAACGCCTTCCACAAACTTGATGAACAAAGTAGAACAAAACTTCACATAAATAGGCTTTCAATAAAGCTCGAAAATTCATCTGACAAAAAATGGCTCAATTGGGTCATTATGTCAGTGGTTTCAACAGGTACTGACAGCCAACTTCACTGAGAGAAGTCTGCTACATTTTGAAACCCCTGCAATaactaaacaaaataaaactcaTCAGAGTTGTGTTAGTCCAGGGACGTTGCTAAGCACCGGCTGCCGGTGAAAATGGCTGCTTGAGAAAGGGGTGATTGCCGGCTGAATTTTGGCCGTCGATCGAAGTGACTGAGAAGATCGCTAATTCTTCTGTACAAAGTTTAAATGAAAGTCATTCCATGTGTTAAGAAAAAAAGTTATCTGTTAGTATACGGAATTATCAATAGAATTTATCGAtactggaaatgaaatgaaagtgttGCTTTAAGTAATGATGTGCGTGTCTTCTCTTTCCCTGTATTTGCCATCTTGAAGAATGCAGGGTGTTGTGAGACACTGAGAACAATCTTGTTGGCAGGTCCCTTTGATGCTCAAAGCATGAAATTAGCCCCTTAAAAGAACCTTCAACCAGATTAATTTATTCTTAGCTACATCCCTGTAGTCACTTCATCTtctataaatattttttttatgagtACCCGTATTAGATGAAAGAATTTCACCTCTTTAGAGAGGTATCATAGGAAATGCCAGCAAGGATCAAAGGGTTAATAGCAGAATGACTTACTCTCACACACATAAGGCTTTTTTCGCTCCTCTGGGTCCATCCTAGCTAGTTCTTCTTTGGAGATGTTCCTCACATGGAGAAGGCCAGGAATTTGAGGAACTGTCTTCTACAAaagcagaaaataaaaaaatgaccGATTGATCGGCTATGGCTTTCTCCTaggtattttaaaaaaaatgaggagaaagtgttgcctcTACTATTATTTCATATAAAAATTGTTAggctttaagtgctactatgatcaaaaatcatttccttttttcctcagattttgaaagcatgttcacttaacacctaactggcaaaattttgagctttgagttttatccaaaggctgtttattttgaatgtcagttttggatttcatggtccaccattagttacattcaaaactgaccgattggacctcagaggattTAATTAACACAAttaattatatatgcaaaacacaggttttaaagtctgaaagcccgaaactaccatgctgcacattaattcagctgcgtacacacgcattgcattcttaaactagtgagcctttgacgtcattttctcctcgacccagctctctcaagattttaaagttagtaatggcggaccaataaataagaaattttcaattaaaataaacagatgtctttttaaaatcggaacttaaaacttgagtcacctagtgtttagttaacatagttaacCACCCTTAGCCACCCTGGCTAAGGACCATAATTTTATATATGTCAAGTCCCACGTCACAATCCTTGTTCAAAATCTTCCCCGGACATTCCATGTGCTGTTGGAATCGAAGAATAGCACTCACAGTCAGAGCAGGGAGTGTTGCTGAGTCTGGCCTAGTCTCCCTGGCCAAACTGTGGCTGGCTTTGCAGTGTGGTTATAACAAGACTCATCATGTATCAGACCAAGAAAGCAGAAACACCTGTACGTCAAGGGGACTTTGCCAAGTGCTGGAGTATGCGCATAAAGACAATGTAGAAACCGAAGTGCTTCTGAGGTAATAACAATGACATATTACTTGCAGGGTTATGGAGGCAGCCCAGCACAGTGGcaaggacgcttgccttgagttCCGCAGTTCCCGGGATCAGGACCTGCTCTAgccactcgttgaatttcaTCCCACTACATGTACAAATGTAGCACCCAAGTTCAACTTGtcggccgcacttgtaaatagccaactggtttgcctccggtcagttgggattcttaacagttgctgttcattccgtcgtttcgttgcttatgtttcattggccatgaaaagcccctatgaggAGTGGTcaatttgtattgtattgtgttaTTTTTATGATATGGCACAATATATAATAATGTGTTGTGGTTCAACTTGTTTCTTGGTTtgaaccagttcaattttgagttttctttgtcttgaactagtttgaaaattttttaacCAAATATAAAATTGAGCCACAGCATTATACATTTATTGGGTCGCATGAATGCAAACAAAATGTAGGTGACTCAAGGGTAATTTCATGGCCTGTGTATTTCAAAAATTGTATAACTTACTTGTACATGAACTTCAGGGAATGTTCCAACATGGTGGATCTTCTTGCCACGTGGTCGGCCCTTATTGCTGATGGGTCTTTTCTTACCAATGACAAATTCTTCATCATCGGTAGAAAGTGCACCACTATCATCTCTTGTATCCTCCTCATCTTCGCTTTCCCCAAGCTTCATTTCATCTGCTACTGATTCCTTTGTATACTCAGACTCAGTTTCCTCTAGAGCTCCTTCCACTTCCATTTCTACATTGTCAGTGGTTTGTTCTAGTGCAGTAAAAATGCAGTTGCTTAATTTATTTGAAGCTGGTATCTTGACAAAAGTAACAGGTTAAGTCCTTGACCAGAGAACCTACTGTAACTGAAGGGTTCTGAGCCTAAAAGACGTGTTCCTTGTTTGCTCCACCTGCTGGTTTTTAAGGGTTTTTGTGTCCGGCTTTGGTGCATTATAGTTTTCACACACACCCTATTCATGGTTTGTTATCTCATCTGTTATCTGTTGACGATGAGTAAACAGGAAGGTGGCTTGGATGACCAATGCACCTAcacatgtacactgtaattaATCACAGAGATGTGTGTCCAGATGTGTGGTGGAAGCAAAATCTCTAGCATACCCCACCACTTATTTCCTAATGATTAGTGTGTGctttttaagtttaagtttaagtttaataaagcttcttaccaatgtacaaaagaatttatatatacaaaagtacaataggtaaaggaaagcaataggGGGAAACTGAATTCACACAATGCTGCTACAACAAGACAATAGTGGCTGAAAACACCTTGATTAAAGAACTTTAACAACTGCTAGCTCTTAtcattttgtttaattaacccattcacctccaaaccggcctaaaccggccatacttaatattttactctgtctaacgccagacgattttacttgtcaatggggagcccccaggagtcaatggattaaaattattaataatagtaTGGAAAAAGAATTGACCACTGCATGGaaggaaaacaaattaattttagagcaaaacagaGACTGAGTGGAACAAAATGACAATGCATCATAATCAAGGTAAACAATACTGACTGGTACTTCTTATGCAGTATCCAGACAGTTTGTCCCATGGACAATTAGCATCAGACAATTATTAGCCTCCCAATGTAACGAGTTGTCCAATTAGGCCCAAAGAATTGATAAAGAAAACTCAATTCAAACTACTGCCTACAAGGTGGTTGTAACAAAATACTATTGAGCAACTGCAATTAGCCCAGATCAAAGATGATTCTCCCAATGGTACCTTATTATAGGGAATGAATGCTTGTGTTAATTAACGTATTTGAAATTGATGTGACTTCAATTAACATGATTTGAAGGAAATTTTGCTTCccaataaagaaaattaatgcgAAAGAGGGGGtagaatttcaaaatattggaAATTAACACCTCTGCTACACGTAAATGGGGACAtcatttttcagtgagtgattaacccattgactcccaggggttccccattgacgattaaaattgtctggccttagacagagtaaaatactaagtctggccggtttaggcagGTTTAAGCCAGTTTAGGCGTTGAAGGGTTAAAGTGCAAAAATAAAATCTCATGTTTGGCTACATGAAAAGAAACTCTGGAGTGTGTCCCAAATTTGGGGGAAATTAATGGTAATTAAGGTCACAGAAATTAACACTCCCCTTAATTAACAGGGCAGAGATTAACATTCACACAAATTAAcaccaggggggggggggggggaagccatgatttttcttaggagggggtgcaccaCTATGGAATGGCATAGCTGACTGGTGATGcttctttttcgtttttttttttgctgaataccagttgtattagaaagccacaGGCCTtcttggagggggggggggggagggggggcatgCACCCTCCCCCTACATGTAGATCCACCCCTGAACATGACTTAAATTATGAAGCGTTAATTTCCTGAAGGTAGTTAGTAGAGTAAACCTGATACTTTATCATTCCCAATTAATGCAATTTACTGCTTTGGGCGAATCGACCGGATATCCATGTATGCCTTTATTTTGACCCCAGCAGATTTGAGAAGACCCTTTTTACAACTGAGAGCTGTTTTGGGAAAATAATGACTTCATCTGAAGTACCTAAGATGTTTTCTTACGGGAGCTAATCCTCTAGGCAGTGGGGGTGAATCGTCTCACATTCTAACCTTCCACGTCCAAACCCTTGGGTTCAGCTGTTCGCTCGGTCGGTGGaggcctttttttctttctccacCTTCTTGCTGGGTAACTGTAAATATAATGGGATGTATGTCCTGGCCGACGTTCTAGCTTGCTGATCCACAAGTTGCAGTTGTTCATGGCTATTCCTGTTTGCGCGTCGATGAAAGGAATACGAAGACGTCTATCAAAGCGAAGTCGTGAATTGAAAGCTGACACGCTCTCCAGAGCATCTTTG
This genomic interval carries:
- the LOC137979028 gene encoding zinc finger protein DPF3-like isoform X1, with protein sequence MATRGVVYREPRDPQEVYKDALESVSAFNSRLRFDRRLRIPFIDAQTGIAMNNCNLWISKLERRPGHTSHYIYSYPARRWRKKKRPPPTERTAEPKGLDVEEQTTDNVEMEVEGALEETESEYTKESVADEMKLGESEDEEDTRDDSGALSTDDEEFVIGKKRPISNKGRPRGKKIHHVGTFPEVHVQKTVPQIPGLLHVRNISKEELARMDPEERKKPYVCEICGRRYKNGPGLKYHYTHYNHEQDAGTTHHEEPVVSHPPTPAVSSIPIESPKVVPSPPQPRGPGRPKKVSGADVSPNNYCDFCLGDVFENKKTRHPEELLSCADCGRSGHPTCLQFTGKLTESVKKYKWQCIECKSCTLCGTSDNDDQLLFCDDCDRGYHMYCLKPPMEKPPEGHWMCALCENAAISIPVPHSQIMLPMLKDEFAGGL
- the LOC137979028 gene encoding zinc finger protein DPF3-like isoform X3 encodes the protein MNNCNLWISKLERRPGHTSHYIYSYPARRWRKKKRPPPTERTAEPKGLDVEEQTTDNVEMEVEGALEETESEYTKESVADEMKLGESEDEEDTRDDSGALSTDDEEFVIGKKRPISNKGRPRGKKIHHVGTFPEVHVQKTVPQIPGLLHVRNISKEELARMDPEERKKPYVCEICGRRYKNGPGLKYHYTHYNHEQDAGTTHHEEPVVSHPPTPAVSSIPIESPKVVPSPPQPRGPGRPKKVSGADVSPNNYCDFCLGDVFENKKTRHPEELLSCADCGRSGHPTCLQFTGKLTESVKKYKWQCIECKSCTLCGTSDNDDQLLFCDDCDRGYHMYCLKPPMEKPPEGHWMCALCENAAISIPVPHSQIMLPMLKDEFAGGL
- the LOC137979028 gene encoding zinc finger protein DPF3-like isoform X2 yields the protein MKQTREVYKDALESVSAFNSRLRFDRRLRIPFIDAQTGIAMNNCNLWISKLERRPGHTSHYIYSYPARRWRKKKRPPPTERTAEPKGLDVEEQTTDNVEMEVEGALEETESEYTKESVADEMKLGESEDEEDTRDDSGALSTDDEEFVIGKKRPISNKGRPRGKKIHHVGTFPEVHVQKTVPQIPGLLHVRNISKEELARMDPEERKKPYVCEICGRRYKNGPGLKYHYTHYNHEQDAGTTHHEEPVVSHPPTPAVSSIPIESPKVVPSPPQPRGPGRPKKVSGADVSPNNYCDFCLGDVFENKKTRHPEELLSCADCGRSGHPTCLQFTGKLTESVKKYKWQCIECKSCTLCGTSDNDDQLLFCDDCDRGYHMYCLKPPMEKPPEGHWMCALCENAAISIPVPHSQIMLPMLKDEFAGGL